A stretch of the Phyllopteryx taeniolatus isolate TA_2022b chromosome 5, UOR_Ptae_1.2, whole genome shotgun sequence genome encodes the following:
- the mical3a gene encoding protein-methionine sulfoxide oxidase mical3a isoform X3: MGDGGVSATGAEGVNHSHILFDKFVQATTCKGTLKAFQELCDHLEVKPIEYRVFYHRLKSKLNYWKAKALWAKLDKRASQKEYKKGRACTNSKCLIIGAGPCGLRTAIELAFLGAKVVLLEKRDAFSRNNVLHLWPFTIQDLRGLGAKKFYGKFCAGAIDHISIRQLQLMLLKVALLLGIEIHVNVEFKGLIEPPEDQESERIGWRAEVHPRTHPVNELEFDVIIGADGRRNTLPGFRRKEFRGKLAIAITANFINRNTTAEAKVEEISGVAFIFNQKFFQDLREATGIDLENIVYYKDDTHYFVMTAKKQSLLEKGVILHDYADTELLLSRANVDQVALLSYAREAADFSTNHQLPTLDFAINHYGQPDVAMFDFTCMYASESAAMVRQRNGHKLLVALVGDSLLEPFWPMGTGIARGFLAAMDSGWMVKSWAQGKQPLEVLSERESIYRLLPQTTPENVSKNFSHYSVDPTTRYPNISLNFLKPSQVRHLIDTGESTEMRIEIENVINSSTPKLTRNDNCLLDKQLQESIARSSKLLNWCQRQTEGYRNVCVKDLTMSWKSGLALCALIHRYRPDLIDFDCLDERDQEKNNQLGFDVAEREFGISPCMTGKEMSSVVEPDKLSMVMYLSQFYEMFKDTVPPGDHQNLSPEEKVALMASTKSPISFLSKLGQSIAISRKRIPKDKKEKDVDSLGKRRKTSQSEEEEASKAGREDIQATVPGLLSEKKMDSASVGSNNKVKVMATQLLAKFEENAPAQGSGLKRQGDSMPNLDCILHLSPPKPFEPVHLAPVPAWRKRRTQQQEQLSIRYKEKIKCPTLPNKGEQARSVANEAVSSGSRSCPKKTILLLSSSSSTSSLSLHTEHLGVGLDEEELEYYEKPVNYGEWKPLHLNDPGPIHVPSIQERADRLSSKFKGKNDKPPKPMKKPSRFFLEQWHLSCGITEHPSSQLPSSESCRKKPTKSLCSATPMPLYVLSIQERAEQLASQLADKSTGPKHYVRMYTGGVSSLAEQIANQLQSQEDPKPLPEKRDLGSLRKEFPVNIGGSDVCFFCRKRVYVMERLSAEGKFFHRSCFKCEYCGTTLRLSSYAFDVEDGKFYCKPHYCYRLSGYAQRKRPAPSPSPAPTTSKENQEPPTVAVMVDAPGRAMAVAGPSADIRPSVSEANGLQEPSLAKRLRGTPERIELENYRLSLQREEELEEVPEETLAEHNLSSVLDKATDIDLGSSSSDSDMEEEDDELDDQEEAEAELEEEQQQLHSPSDLGGVPWKEAVLLHAQLRGDQCDVEDEALAERDEAAHEDDDDDDESSEEGDYCPWDRELQSGLWLEKYLTDEDDVCTFKAKNLQIQQVLQPLDPLACMEGTHEVSETDGSGQLASASQAIEFTQPSFSAPAHTSARHEAVQVWLESMSGEPCEDDDLEAEADSPDMEPGTEMDQDDIPSDAEAEARLHPSVHNGPIPLENKTSQSVGLTLNIGTSSTEPIQKEDDAVLSPALSAIEPERQLIETYFDSVVKSPDTRFFQEPVVSEEPKVDWTTPSPASKRPSPVFNPSPVASPAAASVKASFSTLNKSNSNVSSLINTAVGSPVKSQDVSPICSQPTPLPETCPPKSPVYPHQSICPLTGNPLSPICSQPLLCHEPSSPVASESPVRTQPIPNVTSTPIARTGGATPDYEDSSSDESLSKKTDIIEEFWLKSAEIRKSLGLSPLDRSSKILEKSLVKTPTQDSTSANTQAPDVLEDQKPAFTGRTVIRRLNITLEGQFITPIAPVEGKSNGPDTKEFSSSSGVGLNNSMATSQTAKSDSYITSDSIMLTPPSSPPPPVPINQSPAVLRQQKHLISWSNGTEKHPCELAKELPKTKTPVPTQRTRLSLVSAPKPVPRKVSPSTDLAETPVVIMREKKKPRSEELRKSFVETVEEIPFADDVEENFDERTPETSMNKFYSPPTSNTRLERPPFHLALAIENGKPIIPVNPASKMQKATQFSPEAKEIAQERIRAREKSIKSQALKEAMAKQLDKMKASNIEDGASPKVTWSVTPEVTGKSKNSAVSKTSAVKALESKKAETLPERLLSSNRSVDSSVASSDSSSTNKSKKRSSLFSPRKNKKEKKAKNDGTRLSGAEETPPKHKSLWKAVFSGYKKDKKKKDDKSCPSTPSSSSTTQDSGKKGASPVGKSADVKSRRNLSFSEDSDLSCDDILERSSQKSKADRHTDIFDLVSGMHKEEKLDKEMRRQLKERKGVKERPKEREREKAVDREKEKDNEESVYVPHALAFKRSYAAKKTYTEEELNAKLTRRVQKAARRQAKQEELKRLHRAQIIQRQLEQVEEKQRQLEERGVAVEKALRGEADYWGDSNYSEILDLHLGGMGKKDDPKLMQEWFKLVQEKNALVRYESELMIFARELELEDRQSRLQQELRERMAVEDHLKNEKELAQEKQILNEMLDVVEQRDDLVALLEEQRLREKEEDKDLEAVMLSKGFNLNWV, translated from the exons ATGGGAGATGGAGGTGTCAGTGCAACCGGAGCAGAAGGGGTCAACCATTCCCATATTCTGTTTGACAAATTTGTCCAGGCAACCACATGCAAAGGCACACTCAAGGCCTTCCAGGAGCTGTGTGACCACCTGGAAGTCAAGCCCATAGAGTACAGGGTCTTTTACCACAGGCTCAAATCTAAACTCAACTACTGGAAGGCTAAAGCACTTTGGGCCAAGTTAGACAAGAGGGCCAGCCAAAAGGAGTATAAGAAAGGCCGTGCCTGTACCAACTCAAAG TGTCTGATCATTGGGGCCGGACCATGTGGCTTACGAACAGCCATCGAGCTTGCCTTTCTGGGCGCCAAAGTAGTGCTGTTGGAGAAGAGGGATGCCTTCTCCAGGAACAACGTGCTGCACCTCTGGCCCTTCACTATTCAGGACCTCAGGGGCCTTGGGGCCAAGAAGTTCTACGGAAAGTTCTGTGCCGGTGCCATTGATCATATTA GTATTCGTCAACTTCAGCTCATGCTGCTCAAAGTGGCTCTCCTCCTGGGCATTGAAATCCATGTCAACGTAGAGTTCAAAGGGCTTATTGAACCTCCTGAGGACCAGGAGAGTGAAA GGATAGGCTGGAGGGCCGAGGTCCATCCCAGGACACACCCTGTCAATGAGTTAGAGTTTGACGTAATCATTGGAGCTGATGGCAGAAGAAACACGCTGCCAG GGTTTCGACGTAAGGAGTTTCGTGGCAAGCTTGCAATCGCTATCACGGCAAACTTCATCAACAGGAACACGACAGCGGAGGCTAAGGTTGAAGAAATCAGTGGAGTGGCGTTTATCTTTAATCAAAAGTTCTTTCAAGACCTCAGAGAAGCGACAg GTATTGACCTGGAAAACATTGTCTACTACAAGGATGACACGCACTACTTTGTGATGACTGCCAAAAAACAAAGCCTGTTGGAGAAAGGAGTTATTCTGCAT gacTATGCAGACACAGAGCTGCTGCTTTCCAGAGCAAATGTGGATCAGGTTGCCCTCTTGTCTTACGCCCGTGAGGCGGCAGATTTCTCAACCAACCACCAGCTGCCCACACTAGATTTTGCCATCAACCACTACGGCCAGCCTGATGTCGCCATGTTTGACTTCACGTGCATGTACGCATCAGAGAGCGCCGCCATGGTGCGCCAGCGCAATGGCCACAAACTGCTGGTGGCATTAGTGGGAGACAGCCTGTTGGAA CCCTTTTGGCCCATGGGTACTGGCATTGCCCGGGGTTTCCTGGCAGCTATGGACTCAGGCTGGATGGTGAAGAGCTGGGCTCAGGGAAAACAGCCGTTAGAAGTTCTGTCTGAGAG GGAGAGTATTTATCGTCTACTGCCCCAGACCACGCCAGAAAATGTCAGCAAGAACTTCAGTCACTACAGCGTGGATCCCACTACACGTTACCCCAATATTAGCCTTAACTTCCTTAAGCCCAGCCAG GTACGGCACCTCATAGATACAGGAGAGTCGACAGAGATGCGCATTGAAATAGAGAATGTGATCAACTCTTCAACGCCAAAGTTGACCAGGAATG ACAATTGCCTGCTTGACAAGCAGTTGCAAG AATCCATAGCTCGATCCAGTAAACTTCTCAATTGGTGCCAGAGACAAACAGAAGGATATCGAAATGTGTGCGTCAAAGACCTCACCATGTCTTGGAAGAGCGGTTTGGCCCTGTGTGCGCTCATCCACCGATACAGGCCAGATCTCAT TGACTTTGACTGTCTGGATGAACGAGACCAGGAAAAGAACAACCAGTTGGGTTTTGACGTGGCGGAGCGGGAATTTGGCATCTCACCCTGCATGACTGGAAAAGAGATGTCTTCTGTGGTAGAGCCCGACAAACTTTCAATGGTCATGTACCTCAGCCAGTTCTATGAGATGTTCAAGGACACAGTGCCACCTGGAG atcatcaaaaTTTGAGTCCAGAGGAGAAGGTTGCTCTTATGGCAAGCACCAAATCTCCCATCTCCTTCCTGAGCAAGCTTGGTCAGAGCATAGCAATCTCACGGAAACGTATTCCCAAG gacaaaaaagagaaagatgttGACAGTTTGGGGAAGAGGAGAAAAACCAGCCAGTCTGAAGAG GAGGAAGCATCCAAGGCTGGCCGTGAGGACATACAGGCCACTGTTCCTGGTCTCCTGTCAGAGAAGAAGATGGACTCTGCTTCTGTAGGGAGCAACAATAAAGTCAAGGTTATGGCTACCCAGCTGCTTGCCAAGTTTGAGGAAAACGCTCCCGCCCAGGGTTCAGGATTAAAAAGACAG GGGGACTCAATGCCCAATCTGGACTGTATTTTGCACCTATCCCCCCCCAAACCGTTTGAGCCAGTGCACCTGGCACCTGTACCAGCTTGGAGAAAG AGACGCACACAGCAGCAGGAGCAGCTGAGCATTCGCTACAAAGAAAAGATCAAGTGTCCGACGCTGCCCAACAAAGGGGAGCAG GCCAGAAGTGTTGCCAACGAAGCAGTCAGCTCGGGCTCTCGGAGCTGCCCAAAGAAAACCATTCTGCtcctttcttcctcctcctccacttctTCGCTCTCTCTCCACACTGAG CATTTGGGTGTCGGTCTGGATGAAGAGGAGCTTGAATACTACGAGAAACCTGTGAATTACGGG GAGTGGAAGCCTTTGCACCTGAATGATCCAGGACCTATCCATGTACCTAGTATACAGGAGAGGGCTGACCGCCTTAGCTCCAAGTTTAAGGGAAAAAATGACAAGCCACCAAAG CCTATGAAAAAGCCTTCCCGTTTCTTTTTAGAGCAGTGGCATTTGTCTTGTGGCATCACTGAGCATCCAAGCTCACAACTCCCCTCCTCTGAATCTTGTAGAAAG AAGCCAACAAAGTCGTTGTGTTCGGCTACCCCAATGCCCTTATATGTGCTTAGTATTCAGGAGAGGGCCGAGCAACTTGCCTCTCAGTTGGCGGACAAGTCAACTGGACCGAAG cactaTGTAAGGATGTACACAGGGGGAGTTAGCTCATTGGCTGAGCAGATAGCCAATCAGCTTCAATCGCAGGAAGACCCCAAACCATTACCTGAGAAAAGAGATTTG GGTTCCCTCAGAAAAGAATTCCCCGTCAATATTGGAGGCAgcgatgtttgttttttctgtcggAAACGAGTGTACGTGATGGAGAGACTGAGCGCAGAAGGCAAATTCTTCCATCGCAGCTGCTTCAAGTGCGAATATTGCGGCACAACACTTCGGCTGTCCTCCTACGCCTTCGACGTGGAGGACG GTAAATTTTACTGCAAGCCACACTACTGTTACCGTCTGTCTGGCTATGCTCAAAGAAAGAGACCTGCACCTTCACCTTCGCCAGCTCCAACCACATCTAAG GAGAACCAGGAACCTCCAACTGTTGCGGTGATGGTAGATGCCCCCGGAAGGGCGATGGCAGTGGCAGGCCCTTCAGCTGATATCCGGCCCTCAG TATCGGAAGCCAATGGCCTACAGGAGCCAAGCCTAGCTAAACGGCTTCGTGGAACACCCGAGCGAATTGAGCTGGAGAACTACCGACTGTCCCTGCAGAgggaggaggagctggaggaggtgcCAGAAGAGACGCTGGCAGAGCATAATCTCAGCAGTGTGCTGGATAAAGCCACAGATATCGACCTGGGCTCCAG TAGCTCAGACTCAGACATGGAGGAAGAAGACGATGAACTGGATGACCAGGAGGAGGCGGAAGCTGAGTtggaggaggagcagcagcaaCTTCACAGTCCCTCCGACCTTGGAGGTGTCCCATGGAAGGAGGCAGTACTGCTACACGCCCAACTTAGAGGTGACCAGTGTGACGTAGAGGATGAGGCGCTCGCTGAACGAGACGAGGCAGCtcatgaagatgatgatgatgatgatgagtcaAGTGAAG AGGGGGATTACTGCCCCTGGGACAGGGAGCTCCAGTCAGGCCTTTGGCTGGAGAAGTACCTCACAGATGAAGATGATGTTTGTACTTTTAAAG CCAAAAACTTACAAATTCAACAAGTCCTGCAGCCTTTGGATCCTCTTGCCTGTATGGAGGGAACACATGAAGTCTCTGAGACAGATGGGAGTGGCCAACTGGCCTCGGCCTCCCAGGCCATTGAGTTCACACAGCCCTCCTTTTCAG CCCCTGCCCACACATCTGCCCGGCACGAAGCAGTGCAAGTCTGGTTGGAGTCAATGTCTGGAG AACCTTGTGAGGATGATGATCTGGAAGCAGAAGCAGATAGTCCAGATATGGAGCCTGGAACAGAAATGGACCAAG ATGACATCCCCTCCGATGCTGAAGCTGAGGCACGTTTGCACCCATCCGTGCACAATGGCCCAATTccactggaaaacaaaacatctcaAAGTGTGGGATTGACTTTAAATATTG GAACATCCAGCACTGAACCCATACAGAAAGAAGATGATGCCGTCCTATCGCCAGCCTTATCTGCAATAGAACCTGAAAGACAG TTAATTGAGACATATTTTGACTCTGTGGTGAAGTCTCCAGATACCCGCTTTTTCCAAGAACCAGTGGTTTCTGAGGAACCAAAAGTTGATTGGACAACACCATCACCAGCTTCCAAGCGCCCTTCGCCTGTCTTCAACCCTTCCCCTGTTGCTTCTCCAGCTGCTGCCTCTGTGAAGGCTTCTTTCTCCACTCTCAACAAGTCCAATTCAAATGTCAGCTCGCTGATAAATACAGCTGTCGGATCCCCTGTAAAGTCGCAGGATGTCTCACCAATCTGTTCCCAGCCTACTCCGCTACCAGAGACATGCCCACCTAAGTCGCCGGTCTACCCTCACCAATCAATTTGCCCTCTCACAGGCAACCCACTCTCCCCAATATGTTCACAGCCTTTGCTCTGCCATGAACCTTCCTCACCTGTGGCCTCTGAATCGCCTGTCAGAACCCAGCCTATCCCAAATGTCACATCAACACCCATAGCCAGAACTGGCGGAGCCACACCAGATTATGAGGATTCCTCATCTGATGAATCTCTGTCAAAAAAGACCGATATTATTGAGGAATTTTGGTTAAAGAGTGCTGAGATACGAAAGAGTCTCGGTCTTTCCCCTTTAGACCGCAGTAGTAAAATCTTGGAGAAGAGTCTTGTTAAGACTCCAACACAAGACTCCACCTCTGCCAATACACAGGCTCCAGATGTGTTAGAGGACCAGAAGCCTGCCTTTACTGGACGCACCGTGATTCGTAGACTCAACATCACTCTTGAAGGTCAATTCATTACACCCATTGCTCCTGTGGAGGGTAAAAGTAATGGCCCTGACACCAAAGAATTTAGTAGCAGTTCAGGTGTGGGGCTGAACAATAGTATGGCAACAAGCCAAACGGCAAAGAGTGACAGCTATATCACCTCTGACTCCATCATGCTCACCCCACCTTCTAGCCCACCACCGCCTGTGCCTATTAATCAGTCCCCTGCGGTACTCAGGCAGCAAAAACACCTGATCTCTTGGAGCAACGGGACAGAAAAACATCCATGCGAGCTGGCCAAAGAACTACCAAAAACAAAGACTCCCGTTCCTACACAGAGAACCCGACTGAGTCTTGTATCTGCACCCAAACCTGTACCCAGGAAGGTGTCGCCATCAACAGATCTAGCAGAGACACCTGTAGTTATCATGAGGGAGAAGAAGAAGCCTCGGTCAGAGGAGCTGAGGAAGTCCTTTGTAGAGACAGTAGAAGAAATTCcatttgctgatgatgtggagGAAAACTTTGATGAGCGCACGCCTGAGACCAGCATGAATAAGTTTTACAGTCCTCCTACCAGCAACACCAGATTGGAGAGACCTCCCTTTCACCTGGCCTTAGCAATAGAAAACGGAAAACCCATTATACCTGTGAATCCAGCCTCCAAGATGCAGAAGGCCACTCAGTTTTCTCCAGAGGCCAAAGAGATAGCTCAGGAGAGGATAAGGGCAAGAGAAAAGTCCATTAAGAGCCAGGCTCTCAAAGAAGCAATGGCCAAGCAGCTAGACAAAATGAAAGCATCCAACATAGAAGACGGTGCCTCACCTAAAGTGACCTGGAGTGTCACCCCAGAGGTCACTGGGAAAAGTAAAAATTCTGCAGTATCAAAGACATCAGCTGTAAAAGCTCTTGAATCAAAAAAGGCAGAGACTCTACCTGAGCGtctcctcagcagcaacagGAGTGTGGACAGCTCCGTGGCATCCTCTGACAGCTCGTCCACAAATAAGAGCAAGAAACGAAGTTCACTTTTCTCACctcgcaaaaataaaaaagagaaaaaggcaaagaacGATGGTACCCGGCTATCAGGCGCAGAAGAGACGCCACCCAAACACAAGTCTTTGTGGAAGGCTGTCTTCTCAGGgtacaaaaaggacaaaaagaagaaagatgACAAATCATGTCCCAGCACACCATCATCCAGCTCTACCACACAGGACTCTGGGAAGAAGGGAGCATCCCCTGTTGGAAAGTCTGCAG ATGTTAAGTCACGCAGAAACTTGAGCTTTTCTGAAGATTCAGACCTGTCATGTGACGACATTCTGGAGAGATCGTCCCAGAAGTCAAAGGCAGAC CGACACACGGACATCTTTGACCTAGTATCAGGGATGCACAAGGAAGAGAAACTGGACAAGGAGATGAGGAGGcagttaaaagaaagaaaaggggtGAAAGAGAGGCCCAAAGAAAGAGAACGGGAAAAAGCGGTTGATCGTGAAAAGGAAAAAGACAATGAGGAG